Proteins found in one Campylobacter lari genomic segment:
- the nuoD gene encoding NADH dehydrogenase (quinone) subunit D — protein sequence MQISTKLKPYYENISFEREDGTMIVNLGPQHPSAHGNLRLILELDGEEITKAAPCIGYMHRGMEKMAENMIYQEFIPTTDRMDYIAASANNYAYVAAVEKLCGLEIPRRASVIRMILLELNRIASHLLWLATHALDIGAMTVFLYCFREREYVLDLIEKYCGARLTHSSMRIGGVMLDLPEGFLDELLAFCNKFPNDIKDYEALLDDNRIWRARTENVGVVSKEQALSWGCSGVMLRGSGIAYDVRKEEPYLLYDEVDFGVPVAKMGDSYARYKVYMQEFRESLKILIQCAKLYQDTPPEILCNHPEYVSASKEQIMTQNYSLMQHFVLVTQGLKPPKGEAYVPTESPKGELGFFIHSDGSGRPYRLRARTPSFFHCAFLEEMLVGSYLADAVAILGSINIVLGEIDR from the coding sequence ATGCAAATTTCTACTAAATTAAAACCTTATTATGAAAATATAAGCTTTGAGCGTGAAGATGGTACTATGATAGTAAATCTTGGTCCCCAACATCCAAGTGCTCATGGAAATTTACGCCTTATTTTAGAACTTGATGGAGAAGAAATCACCAAGGCTGCTCCTTGTATAGGTTATATGCATCGTGGTATGGAAAAAATGGCTGAAAATATGATCTATCAAGAGTTTATCCCAACTACTGATAGAATGGATTATATCGCAGCTAGTGCAAATAATTATGCCTATGTAGCTGCTGTAGAAAAACTTTGTGGTTTGGAAATTCCACGCAGAGCAAGTGTGATAAGGATGATTTTGCTTGAGTTAAACCGCATTGCTTCGCATTTGTTATGGCTTGCTACACATGCTCTTGATATTGGTGCGATGACAGTATTTTTATACTGTTTTAGAGAGCGTGAATATGTGCTTGATCTAATAGAAAAATATTGTGGGGCAAGACTTACACATTCATCTATGAGAATAGGCGGGGTAATGCTTGATTTACCTGAAGGTTTTTTAGATGAACTTTTAGCATTTTGCAATAAATTTCCAAATGATATAAAAGATTATGAAGCCTTGCTTGATGATAATAGAATTTGGCGCGCAAGAACTGAAAATGTAGGAGTGGTAAGCAAAGAACAAGCGCTAAGTTGGGGTTGTAGCGGGGTTATGCTAAGAGGAAGCGGGATTGCTTATGATGTTAGAAAAGAAGAGCCTTATTTGCTTTATGATGAGGTAGATTTTGGCGTGCCTGTGGCTAAAATGGGTGATTCTTATGCAAGATATAAAGTTTATATGCAAGAATTTAGAGAAAGTTTGAAAATTTTAATTCAATGTGCTAAGCTTTATCAAGATACTCCACCTGAAATTTTATGCAATCATCCTGAGTATGTAAGCGCTTCAAAAGAGCAAATCATGACGCAAAATTATTCACTTATGCAACATTTTGTCCTAGTAACCCAAGGCTTAAAGCCACCAAAAGGAGAAGCGTATGTGCCAACTGAAAGTCCAAAAGGCGAACTTGGGTTTTTTATTCACTCAGATGGTAGCGGTAGGCCATATAGATTAAGAGCTAGAACCCCAAGTTTTTTTCATTGTGCATTTTTAGAAGAAATGCTTGTAGGGTCATATTTGGCTGATGCGGTGGCGATTTTAGGAAGTATTAATATAGTTTTAGGTGAGATAGACCGATGA